The Natronomonas salsuginis genome includes a region encoding these proteins:
- a CDS encoding preprotein translocase subunit Sec61beta, whose product MSSGQNSGGLMSSAGLVRYFDSDGSNTPTMDPRTVVAFGVLLGVLVLMLNATA is encoded by the coding sequence ATGAGCAGCGGTCAAAACTCCGGCGGACTCATGTCGAGTGCTGGTCTCGTGCGGTACTTCGACTCGGACGGCAGCAACACGCCGACGATGGATCCGCGGACCGTCGTCGCCTTCGGGGTCCTCTTGGGCGTACTCGTACTGATGTTGAACGCGACGGCCTGA